In Acidobacteriota bacterium, a genomic segment contains:
- the dnaE gene encoding DNA polymerase III subunit alpha, whose translation MNEKDFVHLHLHTDFSLLDGAIKIKPLAQRAQELGARAVAVTDHGNLYGAISFYNQMKSSGIKPIIGMEAYIAKGKHTDRGDASGEKGTNHIILLAKNLQGYHNLAKLSSFSFTQGYYYKPRIDKELLAAHSEGIVALSACLSGVPSSLLLSDKFDEAARQAKEFEDILGKGNYYLEVQNHGLEQEVQTVIPGMIALSKKTGIPLAATNDCHYLMQDDWRAHDILVCIGAGKTVNEKRGLKYKEGEFYVRSAAEMWGIFGGDLPEALLNTVAIAEMCELELPKDQNHLPVYRVPEGETADSYFTKRARAGLEERWADLKDRPDRKCGLDDYRARLEQEIAVVMKMGYAGYFLIVWDFIAYARQNKIPVGPGRGSAAGSLVAYCLRITDLDPLQYDLLFERFLNPERVSMPDIDIDFCVRGRQKVIDYVADYYGRDHVSQISTFGTLASKAVIKDVGRALEMPYSEVDKIAKMIPPPVRGRNVSIEDAIKQNPDLRKAIDTDERVREVIEIAQRLEGCSRHASVHAAGVVISPKPLYELVPISKTARDEITTQFPMNDLEKTGMLKMDFLALTTLTIIDDCLKSIARETGTTVDLTKIPLDDRGALQLFAEGKTEAIFQFESGGMKDLCRRLKPEGLEDLSALNALFRPGPIDSGWVDDYIERRHGRRQVRYDFPELKEIMGNTLGICVYQEQLMAVFQKLAGYSLGEADLVRRAMGKKKREELDKHKEKFLRQAIERGHNAGRLEKLWQSFEGFADYAFNRAHSFSYGYLAYQTAYLKAHYPTHFWAAVLSNELNNTAKVVRYINEARSQGIQILPPDVNASLDNFTAAGNSIRFGLAAIKGIGQSAVSSIVDARNAGGPFSSSFDFTERVDSRAVNKRVLEGLIRAGAFDSVQQSRARLFAASDSAIESGQRVQRSRASGQTDLFGALGASMPAVEPPLPDVPEWQHHELLKGEKETLGFYISGHPLSNYEAALKDFADADVDRLSGLSHGSVVTLGGVVMDLNVRTTKKGDRFGLFQLEDQFGSVKVVAWPDVFSKANGVMQSDTPVLVRGRLEIDDGGSITIIADEVQPLENIRERAARTVVLHFDVDSVDEKRLERLHWLLDNNRGECGIIFEVKLADGSIARVQPNQHVRVKVTAALTNSIKEIIADCNVELVVQRASGAAR comes from the coding sequence ATGAACGAAAAAGACTTTGTACACCTTCATCTGCACACTGATTTTAGTCTCTTGGACGGGGCAATCAAAATCAAGCCACTCGCTCAGCGCGCCCAGGAACTTGGCGCGCGCGCCGTAGCCGTCACCGATCACGGAAACCTGTACGGCGCGATCTCCTTCTACAATCAGATGAAGTCATCGGGCATCAAGCCCATCATCGGCATGGAAGCCTACATCGCCAAGGGCAAGCACACTGATCGCGGCGACGCATCCGGGGAGAAGGGCACGAACCACATCATTTTGCTCGCCAAGAATCTGCAGGGCTATCACAATCTCGCGAAGCTGTCGTCCTTCTCATTCACCCAGGGCTACTACTACAAACCGCGCATCGACAAAGAACTGCTGGCCGCGCACAGCGAGGGGATTGTCGCCCTCTCTGCCTGTCTTTCGGGTGTGCCGTCATCGCTCCTTCTCTCCGACAAGTTCGATGAAGCCGCCCGCCAGGCCAAAGAGTTCGAAGACATTCTGGGCAAAGGCAACTATTACCTCGAAGTTCAAAACCACGGCCTCGAACAAGAGGTACAGACAGTCATTCCGGGGATGATCGCGCTGTCGAAGAAGACGGGGATACCGCTGGCCGCGACGAACGATTGTCATTACCTGATGCAGGACGACTGGCGCGCGCACGACATCCTTGTGTGCATCGGCGCCGGCAAGACGGTGAACGAGAAGCGCGGGCTCAAGTACAAGGAAGGCGAGTTCTACGTCAGATCGGCTGCGGAGATGTGGGGAATCTTCGGTGGTGATCTGCCGGAAGCGCTTTTGAACACTGTCGCCATCGCCGAGATGTGCGAGCTCGAGCTGCCAAAGGACCAGAACCATTTGCCCGTGTACCGGGTGCCGGAGGGCGAAACCGCCGACAGCTACTTCACCAAGCGCGCGCGGGCCGGGCTTGAAGAAAGATGGGCTGATCTCAAGGACCGGCCCGACCGCAAATGCGGTCTCGATGACTACCGCGCGCGGCTCGAACAAGAGATCGCCGTGGTAATGAAGATGGGCTACGCAGGCTACTTCCTGATCGTTTGGGACTTCATCGCCTATGCGCGACAGAACAAAATCCCGGTCGGGCCGGGGCGAGGCTCGGCGGCCGGCTCGCTTGTGGCTTATTGCCTGAGGATCACCGATCTTGACCCGCTTCAGTACGACCTCCTCTTTGAGCGGTTCCTGAACCCGGAGCGCGTGTCGATGCCCGACATCGACATCGACTTCTGCGTGCGCGGCCGTCAGAAGGTGATCGATTACGTAGCCGACTATTACGGCCGCGATCACGTCTCGCAGATTAGCACATTCGGCACCCTGGCTTCGAAGGCGGTCATCAAAGACGTCGGCCGCGCGCTCGAGATGCCCTACTCCGAGGTAGACAAGATAGCCAAGATGATTCCACCGCCGGTGCGCGGGCGCAACGTTTCGATCGAAGACGCAATCAAACAGAACCCCGATCTTAGGAAAGCCATAGACACCGACGAGCGAGTGCGCGAAGTCATCGAGATAGCCCAACGGCTCGAAGGCTGCTCGCGTCACGCTTCGGTTCACGCAGCAGGCGTGGTGATCTCGCCAAAGCCGCTATACGAGCTTGTGCCAATCTCGAAGACGGCGCGCGATGAAATAACGACCCAGTTTCCGATGAACGATCTCGAGAAGACCGGGATGCTGAAGATGGATTTCCTGGCGCTGACTACGTTGACGATCATCGACGACTGCCTGAAATCGATCGCGCGCGAAACGGGCACGACGGTTGATCTCACAAAGATCCCGCTCGATGATCGCGGCGCCCTGCAACTGTTCGCCGAAGGCAAGACCGAAGCGATCTTTCAGTTTGAATCCGGCGGCATGAAAGACCTCTGCCGCAGACTCAAACCTGAGGGGCTTGAAGACCTGTCCGCGCTCAACGCGCTTTTCCGGCCCGGACCGATCGACAGCGGTTGGGTGGACGATTACATCGAGCGCAGACACGGGCGCCGCCAGGTGCGCTACGACTTCCCCGAGCTAAAAGAGATCATGGGCAACACGCTTGGGATTTGCGTGTATCAAGAACAGCTAATGGCAGTATTCCAAAAGCTCGCAGGCTACTCGTTAGGCGAAGCGGACCTTGTACGCCGCGCGATGGGCAAGAAGAAGCGTGAGGAACTCGACAAGCACAAGGAAAAGTTTCTGAGGCAAGCGATAGAGCGCGGTCACAACGCAGGCAGGCTTGAAAAATTGTGGCAAAGCTTTGAAGGATTCGCCGACTACGCTTTCAACCGCGCGCATTCATTTTCATACGGGTACCTTGCTTATCAGACCGCATATCTGAAAGCGCACTATCCGACGCACTTCTGGGCGGCGGTGCTTTCGAACGAATTGAACAACACCGCCAAGGTCGTAAGGTACATCAACGAAGCGCGGTCACAAGGCATCCAGATTCTCCCGCCGGATGTGAACGCGAGCCTCGACAATTTCACCGCCGCCGGTAACTCGATTCGATTCGGGCTTGCCGCGATCAAAGGTATAGGTCAGTCGGCAGTCTCTTCGATTGTCGATGCCCGCAATGCCGGCGGGCCTTTCTCGTCGAGCTTCGACTTCACCGAACGCGTCGACTCCCGAGCCGTCAACAAACGAGTGCTCGAGGGCCTGATTCGCGCCGGCGCGTTTGATTCGGTACAACAGAGCCGCGCGCGGTTGTTCGCAGCGAGTGACTCGGCTATTGAAAGCGGCCAGCGCGTTCAACGCTCGCGTGCAAGCGGGCAGACCGATCTGTTTGGCGCGCTCGGCGCCTCGATGCCGGCCGTTGAGCCCCCGCTCCCCGATGTTCCGGAGTGGCAGCATCACGAACTCCTAAAAGGCGAGAAGGAAACACTCGGCTTTTACATTTCCGGTCACCCGCTGTCCAACTACGAAGCAGCGCTCAAGGATTTCGCCGATGCGGACGTCGATCGGTTGTCCGGTCTCAGTCATGGTTCCGTGGTGACGCTCGGCGGCGTGGTGATGGACCTCAACGTGCGCACGACGAAGAAGGGAGACCGCTTCGGTTTGTTTCAACTCGAAGATCAATTCGGATCGGTCAAGGTCGTCGCATGGCCCGACGTGTTCAGCAAGGCGAACGGCGTGATGCAGAGTGACACCCCTGTGCTGGTGCGCGGCCGGCTCGAGATAGATGACGGCGGCTCGATTACCATTATCGCCGATGAGGTCCAACCGCTCGAGAACATTCGCGAGCGAGCCGCGCGAACTGTGGTGCTGCACTTCGATGTCGATTCGGTCGATGAAAAAAGATTGGAGCGCCTGCATTGGTTGCTCGACAACAACCGCGGTGAATGCGGAATCATCTTTGAAGTGAAACTTGCCGACGGCAGCATCGCTCGCGTACAGCCGAATCAACATGTTCGGGTTAAGGTCACAGCCGCTCTAACCAATTCGATAAAAGAAATCATAGCCGACTGCAACGTCGAGCTTGTAGTTCAGCGGGCCAGCGGTGCCGCGCGATGA